A DNA window from Daucus carota subsp. sativus chromosome 3, DH1 v3.0, whole genome shotgun sequence contains the following coding sequences:
- the LOC108214201 gene encoding bifunctional purple acid phosphatase 26, protein MIMLNERKMEFSLLQVLIIFCGFLSFVECRAAGLTSSFVRSEWPSVDIPLDNEVFALPKGHNAPQQVHITQGDYDGKAVIISWVTPNEPGTSEVRYGTSEKNYDLVAEGKFKKYTFYNYTSGYIHQCLVDNLEYDTKYYYEIVSGQSARQFWFQTPPKIGPDVPYKFGIIGDLGQTYNSLSTVEHYMQSGGQAILFVGDLSYADRYEYHDVGVRWDSWGRFVERIAAYQPWMWSAGNHEIEYMPYMGEVTPFKSYLHRYPTPYLASKSTSPLWYAIRRASAHVIVLSSYSPFVKYTPQYKWLAEEFERVDRDKTPWLIVLMHVPIYNSNEAHFMEGESMRTVYESWFIKYKVDMVFAGHVHAYERSYRISNVLYNVSEGSPYPIPDKAAPVYITVGDGGNQEGLASRFREPQPDYSAFRESSYGHSTLEIKNRTHALYHWNRNDEGKKVETDAFMIHNQYWGSNGRRRKLKKKYLYRITKSKQLNYGI, encoded by the exons ATGATCATGCTGAATGAGAGGAAAATGGAATTCTCGTTGCTCCAAGTCTTGATTATATTTTGCGGTTTCCTGAGCTTTGTGGAATGTAGAGCTGCTGGGTTAACTAGTAGTTTTGTTCGTTCAGAGTGGCCATCTGTTGACATTCCTCTCGACAATGAAGTTTTTGCACTCCCAAAGGGTCATAATGCACCACAGCAG GTACACATCACTCAAGGTGACTACGATGGGAAAGCTGTTATCATCTCATGGGTGACACCCAATGAACCAGGAACCAGTGAAGTGAGATATGGCACATCAGAGAAGAATTATGATCTTGTTGCAgaaggaaaatttaaaaaatatacctTTTACAACTACACGTCTGGATATATTCATCAGTGTCTTGTCGATAACCTTGAG tATGACACCAAGTACTATTATGAAATTGTGAGCGGTCAATCCGCGCGGCAGTTTTGGTTTCAAACACCTCCAAAGATTGGCCCAGATGTTCCTTACAAATTTGGAATAATTG GTGATCTAGGCCAAACATATAATTCTCTTTCTACTGTTGAGCATTATATGCAAAGTGGAGGTCAAGCAATATTATTTGTTGGAGATCTTTCATATGCTGATAGATATGAATACCATGACGTTGGTGTACGATGGGACTCATGGGGACGTTTTGTAGAACGAATTGCAGCCTATCAGCCATGGATGTGGTCTGCGGGAAACCATGAAATAGAGTACATGCCATATATG GGAGAAGTCACTCCTTTCAAATCGTATTTGCATAGATATCCTACACCATATTTGGCCTCCAAGAGCACTAGTCCTCTTTGGTATGCCATCAGACGTGCATCTGCCCATGTAATTGTCCTCTCCAGCTATTCTCCATTTG TAAAGTATACCCCTCAGTACAAGTGGCTTGCTGAAGAATTTGAGAGAGTGGACAGGGATAAAACACCTTGGCTTATAGTTCTTATGCATGTTCCTATTTACAACAGCAACGAAGCACATTTTATGGAGGGTGAAAGCATGCGAACAGTTTATGAAAGTTGGTTTATCAAATACAAAGTTGATATGGTTTTTGCTGGCCACGTCCATGCCTATGAAAGATCG TATCGCATCTCGAATGTACTCTACAATGTATCAGAAGGTAGCCCTTATCCCATACCAGATAAAGCAGCCCCTGTTTATATAACTGTTGGAGATGGGGGTAATCAGGAAGGTCTTGCTTCAAG GTTTAGAGAACCACAACCAGATTATTCAGCATTCCGCGAATCCAGTTATGGACACTCTACTCTAGAGATTAAGAACAGGACACATGCACTCTACCACTGGAATCGCAATGATGAAGgaaagaaagtggaaactgaTGCATTCATGATACATAATCAGTACTG GGGAAGTAATGGGCGAAGGAGAAAACTAAAGAAGAAATATCTCTATAGAATCACCAAGAGCAAACAACTCAATTATGGAATATGA
- the LOC108214202 gene encoding actin-related protein 2/3 complex subunit 3 isoform X1 — translation MVYHSSFVNEEGVTKACGCPLLPLKSHIKGPAPVYDNDGTDVVDEAITFFRANVFFRNFDIQSSADKLLIYLTFYINVALKKLEGCRTLAEGTKAIINLGLEEVPVPGESGFPFPGLFVLPKGQEEAELFRNYLKQIREETSGRLLSVAYRSNGTPNKWWLAFAKRKFMNIIAL, via the exons ATG gtttaCCATTCCAGTTTTGTCAACGAGGAAGGGGTTACTAAAGCTTGTGGATGCCCTCTGCTTCCTCTAAAAAGCCACATAAAGGGACCGGCACCAGTTTATGACAATG ATGGAACTGATGTTGTAGATGAAGCCATCACATTCTTTCGTGCCAATGTCTTCTTCAGAAACTTCGATATCCAAAGCTCAGCTGATAAGCTCCTTATTTATCTGACGTTTTATATCAACGTGGCTTTAAAGAAACTAGAAGGATGTAGAACTCTGGCAGAAGGAACCAAGGCAATCATCAACCTGGGTCTTGAAGAGGTTCCTGTGCCCGGTGAGTCTGGTTTTCCATTTCCAGGCCTCTTTGTTCTACCCAAGGGTCAGGAAGAAGCAG AGCTATTCAGGAACTATTTGAAGCAGATAAGGGAGGAAACTAGTGGGAGACTGTTAAGTGTTGCATACAGATCCAACGGGACTCCAAACAAGTGGTGGTTAGCGTTTGCCAAGAGAAAGTTCATGAACATAATCGCTCTGTGA
- the LOC108211851 gene encoding monogalactosyldiacylglycerol synthase 2, chloroplastic has protein sequence MAVATSRKSVLERVGVHGFGGRKQRRYSNSRYGVHEEDGCMEMVQIGAERTKNVLILMSDTGGGHRASAEAIRDAFQLQFGDQYRIIVKDVWKEYTGWPLNKMESQYKFMVKHVQLWKVAFHGTSPRWIHGLYLAALAAYYAKEVEAGLMEYKPDIIISVHPLMQHIPLIVLKWQRLQEKVIFVTVITDLNTCHRTWFHPRVNRCYCPSNEVARRAVLDGLMESKTRVFGLPVRPSFCQAVFSKPDLRVELQMDPELPAVLLMGGGEGMGPVEETAKALGKTLFDEEVGKPIGQLIVICGRNEALASTLESLEWKIPIKIRGYENEMEKWMDACDCIITKAGPGTIAEALIRGLPIILNDFIPGQEKGNVPYVVDNGAGVFTQNANETGRIVAEWFSTKTDELQRMSQNALKLAKPNAVFDIVKDINDLVRQRRPVFNDPYMSSPPSFAGLI, from the exons ATGGCGGTGGCAACGTCGAGAAAATCGGTGCTCGAGAGAGTTGGAGTGCATGGTTTTGGGGGTAGAAAACAGAGAAGGTATAGTAATAGTAGGTATGGAGTTCATGAAGAAGATGGTTGCATGGAAATGGTGCAAATTGGAGCTGAAAGGACCAAGAATGTGCTGATTTTGATGAGCGATACTGGCGGCGGTCATCGAGCTTCGGCTGAGGCCATTCGTGACGCCTTTCAGCTACAATTTGGTGATCAGTACAGG ATAATTGTGAAGGATGTGTGGAAGGAGTATACGGGTTGGCCATTGAACAAGATGGAATCGCAGTACAAATTCATGGTGAAGCATGTCCAGCTTTGGAAGGTGGCTTTTCATGGCACCTCTCCGCGATGGATTCATGGTCTCTACCTTGCTGCTCTTGCTGCCTATTATGCAAA GGAGGTTGAGGCAGGGCTAATGGAGTATAAGCCTGACATCATCATCAGTGTTCATCCTCTTATGCAACATATACCGCTGATCGTTCTTAAATGGCAGAGGCTACAGGAGAAAGTGATATTTGTCACAGTCATTACAGACCTCAATACATGCCACCGCACCTG GTTTCATCCGAGGGTCAATCGATGTTATTGCCCCTCAAATGAGGTTGCTAGGAGGGCTGTGCTAGATGGTCTAATGGAATCAAAGACACGTGTGTTTGGCTTGCCAGTGAGGCCGTCGTTTTGCCAAGCAGTTTTCTCTAAA CCTGACTTAAGAGTAGAACTTCAAATGGATCCAGAGTTGCCAGCAGTTTTACTGATGGGGGGTGGTGAAGGGATGGGTCCTGTAGAGGAAACCGCGAAGGCTCTTGGAAAAACTCTGTTCGACGAAGAAGTTGGAAAACCAATCGGACAATTGATTGTTATATGTGGTCGGAATGAGGCTTTAGCTTCTACCCTAGAATCATTGGAATGGAAAATCCCGATTAAG ATTAGAGGATATGAAAACGAGATGGAAAAATGGATGGATGCCTGTGACTGCATTATTACAAAA GCTGGACCTGGTACAATTGCAGAGGCACTGATTCGAGGACTGCCAATTATTCTAAACGACTTCATTCCTGGTCAA GAAAAAGGGAATGTTCCTTACGTAGTTGACAACGGGGCTGGAGTTTTCACACAAAATGCTAATGAAACAGGGAGAATAGTCGCAGAATGGTTCAGTACCAAAACAGATGAACTGCAGAGAATGTCACAAAATGCACTTAAACTCGCAAAACCTAACGCTGTGTTTGACATCGTTAAAGATATCAACGACCTAGTGCGCCAGCGTAGACCGGTCTTCAACGATCCATACATGTCTTCTCCTCCTTCATTTGCAGGCCTAATATAA
- the LOC108214202 gene encoding actin-related protein 2/3 complex subunit 3 isoform X2: MVYHSSFVNEEGVTKACGCPLLPLKSHIKGPAPVYDNDGTDVVDEAITFFRANVFFRNFDIQSSADKLLIYLTFYINVALKKLEGCRTLAEGTKAIINLGLEEVPVPGESGFPFPGLFVLPKGQEEAGKSSYSGTI, encoded by the exons ATG gtttaCCATTCCAGTTTTGTCAACGAGGAAGGGGTTACTAAAGCTTGTGGATGCCCTCTGCTTCCTCTAAAAAGCCACATAAAGGGACCGGCACCAGTTTATGACAATG ATGGAACTGATGTTGTAGATGAAGCCATCACATTCTTTCGTGCCAATGTCTTCTTCAGAAACTTCGATATCCAAAGCTCAGCTGATAAGCTCCTTATTTATCTGACGTTTTATATCAACGTGGCTTTAAAGAAACTAGAAGGATGTAGAACTCTGGCAGAAGGAACCAAGGCAATCATCAACCTGGGTCTTGAAGAGGTTCCTGTGCCCGGTGAGTCTGGTTTTCCATTTCCAGGCCTCTTTGTTCTACCCAAGGGTCAGGAAGAAGCAGGTAAGAGT AGCTATTCAGGAACTATTTGA
- the LOC108214979 gene encoding synaptotagmin-5: MSFVVGLVIGLVVGLGLIVAFVRSENARSKSRSQLAETVAAFARMTVEDSRKLLAPEYYPSWVVFSQQQKLTWLNEHLTKIWPYVNEAASELIKTNVEPILEQYRPIILSSMKFSKLTLGTVAPQFTGISIIEDGCKDGITMELEMQWDGNPSIILDIKTRVGVGLPVQVKNIAFTGVFRLIFKPLVDELPCFGAVCFSLRHKKKLDLTLKVVGGDISAIPGISDAIETTIRDAVEDSITWPVRIVIPIIPGDYSDLELKPVGRLEVKLVQAKELTNKDIIGKSDPYAVLYVRPIRSRTKTSKTISNQLNPVWNEHFEFIVEDASTQHLVVKIFDDEGLQASELIGCAQIRLSEIEPGKVKDVWLKLVKDLDLQRDNKNRGQVHLELLYCPFGMKNGFANPFSPELSMTSLEKVFKSGEEDMDYAENGGEVKNKRREVITRGVLAVTVISAEDLAPADVMGKADPYVVVSMKKTAAKNKTRVSNDNLNPVWNQTFDFVVEDGLHDMLILEVWDHDTFGKDYMGRCILTLTRVILEGEYKDSFQLDGAKSGKLNLHLKWMPQPIYRDS, translated from the exons ATGTCGTTTGTAGTAGGGCTTGTGATCGGCCTTGTTGTTGGCCTTGGATTGATTGTTGCTTTTGTGCGCTCTGAGAATGCTAGATCCAAATCTCGCTCACAACtt GCCGAGACTGTTGCGGCGTTTGCGAGAATGACAGTGGAAGATTCTAGAAAGTTACTTGCCCCTGAGTATTATCCCTCCTGGGTAGTCTTTTCTCAGCAACAAA AGTTGACGTGGTTGAATGAACATCTTACCAAGATCTGGCCCTACGTTAATGAG GCGGCGTCGGAGCTGATTAAGACTAATGTAGAGCCTATTCTCGAACAATATAGGCCTATTATTTTGTCCTCTATGAAGTTCTCTAAGCTTACTCTAGGAACGGTTGCTCCTCAATTTACAG gaATATCTATTATTGAAGATGGATGTAAGGATGGTATCACTATGGAGCTGGAAATGCAGTGGGATGGGAATCCAAGCATAATACTTGATATTAAGACTAGAGTTGGTGTAGGCTTACCTGTACAG GTAAAGAATATTGCATTCACTGGAGTTTTCAGGTTGATCTTCAAGCCACTAGTTGACGAATTGCCTTGCTTTGGGGCTGTATGTTTCTCATTGAGGCACAAG AAAAAGCTGGATTTGACGCTGAAAGTAGTTGGCGGTGACATCTCTGCTATACCTGGCATTTCTGATGCCATTGAG ACGACTATACGAGATGCTGTTGAGGATTCAATTACTTGGCCAGTTCGGATAGTGATTCCTATAATTCCTGGTGATTATAG tGACCTCGAACTGAAGCCTGTTGGAAGATTGGAGGTCAAACTTGTGCAAGCAAAGGAGTTGACAAATAAAGATATCATAGGCAAATCTGATCCTTATGCTGTTCTTTATGTACGCCCGATACGCAGTAGAACAAAAACTAGCAAAACAATT AGCAACCAATTGAACCCTGTTTGGAACGAACATTTCGAGTTCATTGTCGAAGATGCATCCACCCAACATTTAGTGGTAAAGATTTTTGATGATGAAGGGCTGCAGGCATCTGAACTTATTGGTTGTGCGCAAATACGGCTAAGTGAAATTGAACCTGGTAAAGTGAAGGATGTATGGCTGAAGTTGGTAAAAGACTTGGACCTCCAGAGAGACAACAAAAATAGGGGCCAG GTGCACCTGGAACTCCTATATTGTCCTTTTGGCATGAAAAATGGGTTCGCCAATCCTTTTTCTCCCGAATTATCAATGACTTCCTTAGAGAAGGTTTTTAAAAGTGGTGAGGAAGATATGGACTATGCTGAAAATGGAGGTGAAGTCAaaaacaaaagaagagaagtAATTACAAGAGGAGTACTCGCTGTTACTGTGATATCTGCTGAAGACCTGGCACCAGCAGATGTAATGGGGAAGGCTGACCCTTATGTCGTGGTTTCTATGAAGAAAACGGCAGCAAAAAACAAGACCAGG GTTTCAAATGATAACTTGAATCCTGTTTGGAATCAAACTTTTGACTTCGTTGTTGAGGACGGACTGCATGATATGCTGATATTGGAAGTCTGGGACCACGACACATTTGGGAAG GATTATATGGGAAGATGTATCTTGACACTCACAAGGGTGATATTGGAGGGGGAATACAAAGACAGCTTTCAGCTTGATGGGGCTAAATCTGGAAAATTGAACTTACATCTGAAGTGGATGCCCCAACCGATATACCGTGATTCCTAG
- the LOC108215086 gene encoding calmodulin-binding receptor-like cytoplasmic kinase 3: protein MDSFSDPNSVSERILASPARVPPSPSRFSMSPKIDRIGSVHLNMNDAARATQNFSPSQKLGEGGFGTVYKARLQDGQIVAIKLAKKAHYEALRSEFESEVELLATINHRNLVKLLGFVDKGDDCLIITEYVANGTLREHLDGRRGDHLDFNQRLEVSIDVAHGLTYLHLYAEKQIIHRDVKSSNILLTERMRAKLTDFGFARLGNLNSDDKHASAKVKGTMGYLDPEYMKNHHLTPKVDVYSFGVLLLEILTGRRPLEPKRPATEMVTVRWAFTKYSEGSIKEMVDPLMNEVVDTSVLEKMFDLAFQCVAPTGADRPDMNLVVEHLWGIRSDYIRSRTKD from the exons A TGGATTCTTTTTCGGACCCAAATTCTGTTTCCGAAAGGATTCTTGCCAGTCCAGCGCGAGTGCCGCCAAGTCCTTCTAGATTCTCTATGTCTCCAAAGATAGACAGAATTGGATCAGTTCATCTCAATATGAATGATGCTGCTAGGGCTACACAAAATTTCTCACCATCGCAAAAATTAGGTGAAGGAGGATTTGGGACTGTCTACAAAGCTCGCTTACAAGATGGCCAGATAGTTGCAATTAAACTAGCAAAGAAG GCACACTATGAAGCCTTGCGATCTGAATTTGAGAGTGAAGTTGAACTTCTTGCGACGATTAATCACCGGAATCTAGTAAAATTGCTAGGATTCGTTGATAAAGGGGATGATTGTCTTATAATCACCGAGTACGTGGCAAATGGTACTCTACGAGAACATTTAGATG GTAGACGAGGAGATCATCTGGATTTCAATCAGCGGCTAGAAGTCTCCATCGATGTTGCTCATGGCTTAACTTATCTCCATCTGTATGCAG AGAAGCAGATTATTCACCGAGATGTCAAGTCATCCAATATCCTTTTGACAGAGCGAATGAGAGCAAAACTTACTGATTTTGGATTTGCCAGGCTTGGCAATCTGAACTCAGATGATAAACATGCTTCAGCAAAAGTAAAAGGAACAATGGGTTACCTTGACCCTGAGTATATGAAGAACCATCATCTCACGCCCAAGGTTGATGTTTATTCATTTGGTGTTTTGCTATTAGAAATTCTGACAGGCCGTCGTCCTCTTGAGCCAAAGAGACCGGCTACTGAGATGGTGACAGTTAGATGG GCTTTTACAAAGTACTCTGAAGGAAGCATTAAGGAGATGGTAGACCCTTTGATGAATGAGGTGGTAGATACGTCCGTCCTTGAAAAAATGTTTGATCTGGCCTTCCAATGTGTAGCGCCTACAGGAGCTGATCGTCCAGACATGAATTTAGTTGTAGAGCACCTGTGGGGGATAAGATCAGATTATATAAGGAGCCGGACAAAAGATTAA